One region of Kwoniella pini CBS 10737 chromosome 6, complete sequence genomic DNA includes:
- a CDS encoding glutamate N-acetyltransferase/amino-acid acetyltransferase: protein MPPSLPSATSVSRVAASTLPSLARNVTTSAGTAVTPNKPPPSKDHHIHSYSADAFPLGFSVSSTHAGIKKKAGVLDLGILISTAKTSCSAAACMTRNVFQAAPVTVTSELLLNSNGKARGFIINSGCANAVTGKKGLEDAWSMSNKTTSLLSPSSNSSNSSNENQGTLVMSTGVIGQNLPISKILENIPKLVKNLDNSPKSWLELSKAFMTTDTFPKLRCKSFRLGDREIKFVGIDKGAGMIAPSMGPPQPPHATLLGVIATDAAVNPKDLQNALNYAVDRSFNNITVDGDMSTNDTILCLANGAATSISSENPMEELSEKTNPKEFGIFKEQLREFAEELAQLVVRDGEGATKFVTIRVKGAPTYEIANAVAKSVANSSLFKTAMYGEDANWGRILCAVGYTPLSPNPISPTSVSVSFLPPSSSSNTTPLRLLTNGEPESDIDEERASEILKEEDLEIEIDLGDGKEESKVWTCDFSHEYVTINGSVSAAFFSIFIKT, encoded by the exons ATGCCTCCCTCGTTACCTTCCGCTACGAGTGTATCTCGTGTAGCAGCATCTACTTTGCCTTCACTCGCAAGAAATGTAACAACTTCAGCAGGTACAGCTGTAACTCCTAATAAACCACCTCCATCAAAAGATCATCACATACATTCTTACTCTGCCGATGCATTCCCATTGGGATTTAGCGTATCTTCAACACATGCAGGTATCAAGAAAAAGGCAGGCGTATTAGATCTTGGTATATTGATTTCTACTGCTAAAACCTCATGTAGTGCAGCAGCATGTATGACTAGAAACGTATTTCAAGCTGCTCCTGTTACTGTAACTTCGGAATTacttttaaattcaaatggaaaagcAAGAGGTTTTATAATAAATTCAGGTTGTGCAAATGCTGTAACTGGaaaaaaaggtttagaagATGCATGGTCAATGTCAAATAAAACAActtctttactttctccctcatcaaattcatcaaattcttcaaatgaaaatcaaggtACATTAGTAATGTCAACTGGAGTAATAGGACAAAATTTACCAATCTCAAAAATTTTAGAGaatatacctaaattaGTTAAAAATTTGgataattcacctaaatcttGGTTAGAACTTTCAAAAGCATTTATGACAACTGATACTTTTCCTAAATTACGTTGTAAATCATTTAGACTTGGAGATagagaaattaaatttgtaGGTATTGATAAAGGTGCAGGAATGATTGCACCTTCAATGGGTCCACCACAACCACCTCATGCAACTTTATTAGGTGTAATAGCTACAGATGCTGCTGTTAATCCTaaagatcttcaaaatGCCTTAAATTACGCAGTTGATAGAAGTTTTAATAATATAACAGTTGATGGTGATATGTCTACTAATGATACAATTTTATGTCTTGCAAATGGAGCTGCTACTTCAATTTCCTCAGAAAACCCAATGGAAGAATTAAGTGAAAAAACAAATCCCAAAGAATTCGGTATTTTCAAAGAACAATTAAGGGAATTCGCAGAAGAATTAGCTCAATTAGTCGTTAGAGATGGTGAAGGTGCTACGAAATTCGTTACTATCAGAGTCAAG GGAGCACCGACTTACGAAATTGCCAACGCTGTCGCTAAAAGTGTAGCTAATTCAAGCTTGTTCAAAACAGCTATGtatggtgaag ATGCCAATTGGGGTCGAATACTCTGTGCTGT CGGCTACACACCACTTTCACCAAATCCAATCTCTCCAACATCAGTATCAGTTTCTTTCCttccaccatcttcatcatccaatACCACTCCTCTACGACTTTTGACTAATGGAGAACCAGAATCggatattgatgaagaaagagcaagtgagatattgaaagaagaagatttggaaattgaaattgatttaggagatggtaaagaagaaagtaaagTTTGGACATGTGATTTTTCACATGAATACGTCACTATCAATGGTAGTGTGAGTGcagctttcttttcaatcttcatcaagacTTAA